Proteins encoded together in one Actinomycetota bacterium window:
- a CDS encoding UPF0182 family protein, translated as MPEEKFPWDSIFRGGGGDGGGFPGLFRGKADKRPSSGLRDRWNSIKPRTKWIAGVVILVLAVLILSASWLSTFYTDLLWYEEVGYTSVFWKRIVTQIWLFFAFGLLFFAIFYGNIWLARRLVPRYERPAETPSPVEESLANFRERAGKWLDRGLVAFSALVSFIVGWASAAQWEKALIFFNHAPFGKTDPIFGKDIGYYVFEYPFLRYFVGWLITSLIFIIIVTAAVHFLYGAISFSAGRGRKFATHVKVHLSVLAAVTLMVQAWSFRLDMLGLLYSPRGTVTGASYTDVHAQIPAYWILIAACLACAGLFLLNIRYKGWKLPLAGVVGIVVVALLAGSLYPLIVQNYVVKPKELAREREYIGYNIEFTQDAYSIQDEGEEADVEKRLFPADLNLTYEDVVANAATIGNVRLWDPRLIKQVFMQRQELRQLYDFNDVDVDRYTVFDGRYTQMLVAGRELVIDKLREDARTWQNTRLSYTHGYGLVMAPSNRKTKEGDPELAVKDIPPVSQEGLGIEITRPELYYGELAHDYVAVRTGAEEIDYPLESGNKLVEPYYEGQGGVQVSNFLKRLAFSIRNRDITFLFSGYITGETRLMFRRNIKDRALEVAPFLTLDGDPYLVVTDDGRQKWILDAYTTSDLYPYSQYYNQDFNYIRNSVKVVIDAYDGTLTYYLADPGDPVALTYGRIFPELFTPMEEMPEDIKRHLRYPEDLFSVQMEMYKTYHLNDVDSFYQKEDVWEVSTETYDVNQSQQVRPYYVIINLPGEEKEEMVLMLPFNPRGKSNMVDWVAARCDFPHYGKLINFSFPPGRLVNGTQQFESLVDQKTEISEQITLWNQAGSRVIRGNTLVIPIEGSLIYVEPLYLEATNPAIPQLKRVIVGYGDRVEMGETLEEALQAVFGAAPEPQPGPTPQPQPGPQPQPEGDLAELVRRANQLYGEAQAALRAGDWAAYGAKMDQLGQVLERMAALSGQP; from the coding sequence GTGCCAGAGGAAAAGTTCCCCTGGGATTCCATTTTCAGGGGAGGGGGCGGCGACGGGGGAGGGTTTCCCGGACTCTTCCGCGGAAAGGCCGACAAGCGGCCTTCATCGGGCCTGCGGGACAGGTGGAACAGCATCAAGCCCCGCACCAAGTGGATCGCGGGCGTGGTCATCCTCGTGCTGGCGGTACTCATCCTGAGCGCCTCCTGGCTGTCCACCTTCTACACCGATCTCCTGTGGTACGAAGAGGTGGGATATACCTCCGTCTTCTGGAAGAGGATCGTCACCCAGATCTGGCTCTTCTTCGCCTTCGGGCTGCTGTTCTTCGCCATCTTCTACGGCAACATCTGGCTGGCGAGGCGCCTGGTCCCGCGCTACGAGAGGCCCGCGGAAACCCCCTCGCCGGTGGAGGAATCCCTGGCCAACTTCCGCGAGCGAGCCGGCAAATGGCTCGACAGGGGGCTGGTCGCATTTTCGGCGCTGGTCTCCTTCATCGTGGGCTGGGCCTCCGCGGCGCAGTGGGAGAAGGCGCTCATCTTCTTCAACCACGCGCCCTTCGGCAAGACCGATCCCATCTTCGGCAAGGACATCGGTTACTACGTCTTCGAATACCCCTTCCTGCGCTATTTCGTGGGGTGGTTGATCACCTCGCTGATATTCATCATCATCGTCACCGCGGCGGTGCATTTCCTCTACGGGGCCATCAGCTTCAGCGCCGGCAGGGGCCGGAAGTTCGCCACCCACGTGAAGGTGCATCTCTCGGTGCTCGCGGCGGTGACCCTGATGGTGCAGGCCTGGAGTTTCCGCCTGGACATGCTGGGACTGCTGTATTCGCCGCGGGGCACGGTGACCGGGGCCAGCTATACCGACGTGCATGCCCAGATCCCGGCCTACTGGATCCTCATCGCCGCATGCTTAGCGTGCGCGGGCCTCTTCCTGCTCAACATCCGCTACAAAGGCTGGAAGCTCCCTCTGGCGGGGGTGGTGGGCATCGTGGTGGTAGCCCTGCTGGCGGGGTCCCTCTATCCTCTCATCGTCCAGAACTACGTGGTCAAGCCCAAGGAGCTGGCGAGGGAGAGGGAATACATAGGTTACAACATAGAGTTCACCCAGGACGCCTACAGCATCCAGGACGAGGGCGAGGAGGCGGACGTCGAAAAGAGGCTGTTCCCGGCGGACCTGAACCTCACCTACGAGGACGTCGTGGCCAACGCCGCCACCATAGGCAACGTGCGCCTTTGGGACCCGCGGCTGATCAAACAGGTCTTCATGCAGCGCCAGGAGCTGCGCCAGCTCTACGACTTCAACGACGTGGACGTGGACCGCTATACGGTTTTCGACGGTCGTTATACCCAGATGCTGGTAGCGGGCAGGGAGCTGGTGATAGACAAGCTGCGCGAGGATGCCAGGACCTGGCAGAACACGCGTCTCTCCTACACCCACGGCTACGGCCTGGTCATGGCTCCTTCCAACCGCAAGACAAAGGAAGGCGACCCGGAACTCGCCGTTAAGGATATACCTCCCGTATCCCAGGAAGGCCTGGGGATAGAGATAACTCGCCCCGAGCTCTACTACGGCGAGCTCGCCCACGATTACGTGGCGGTGCGCACGGGGGCGGAGGAGATAGATTATCCCCTCGAGAGCGGCAACAAGCTGGTGGAGCCGTATTACGAGGGCCAGGGCGGGGTGCAAGTGTCCAACTTCCTCAAGCGCCTGGCCTTCTCCATCCGCAATCGCGACATCACCTTCCTCTTCAGCGGCTACATAACCGGCGAAACGCGCCTCATGTTCAGGCGCAACATCAAGGACCGGGCCCTGGAGGTGGCGCCTTTCCTCACCCTGGACGGCGACCCCTACCTGGTGGTCACCGATGACGGACGCCAGAAGTGGATACTCGACGCCTACACCACAAGCGACCTCTACCCCTACTCGCAGTACTACAACCAGGACTTCAATTACATCCGCAATTCCGTGAAGGTGGTGATAGACGCCTACGACGGGACCCTCACTTATTACCTGGCCGACCCAGGCGATCCCGTGGCGCTGACCTACGGCAGGATTTTCCCCGAGCTCTTCACCCCCATGGAGGAGATGCCCGAGGACATCAAGCGACACCTGCGATATCCCGAGGACCTCTTCTCGGTGCAGATGGAGATGTACAAGACCTATCACCTCAACGACGTGGACTCCTTCTACCAGAAAGAGGATGTATGGGAGGTCTCCACAGAGACCTACGACGTGAACCAGTCCCAGCAGGTAAGGCCTTACTACGTGATCATCAACCTTCCCGGCGAGGAGAAGGAGGAGATGGTGCTCATGCTCCCCTTCAACCCCCGGGGAAAGAGCAACATGGTGGACTGGGTGGCGGCCCGCTGCGATTTTCCCCATTACGGGAAGCTGATCAACTTCTCCTTCCCGCCCGGCAGGCTGGTGAACGGCACCCAGCAGTTCGAGTCCCTGGTGGACCAGAAGACGGAGATCTCGGAGCAGATCACGCTCTGGAACCAGGCGGGCTCCAGGGTCATCCGCGGCAATACCCTGGTGATCCCGATAGAGGGATCGCTCATCTACGTGGAGCCCCTCTACCTGGAGGCCACCAATCCCGCCATCCCCCAGCTCAAACGGGTCATCGTGGGATACGGCGACCGCGTGGAGATGGGCGAGACCCTGGAGGAGGCCCTGCAGGCGGTCTTCGGCGCCGCCCCCGAGCCGCAGCCGGGACCCACGCCCCAACCCCAACCCGGGCCTCAGCCCCAGCCCGAGGGCGACCTCGCGGAGCTGGTACGGCGGGCCAACCAGCTCTACGGAGAGGCGCAGGCGGCTCTGCGCGCCGGGGACTGGGCGGCCTACGGGGCGAAGATGGACCAGCTCGGCCAGGTCCTCGAGCGCATGGCAGCCCTCTCCGGCCAGCCCTGA
- a CDS encoding NAD-dependent deacylase, with translation MILESIQVVALTGAGISVESGIPDFRSPGGLWTKYDPLLYGTYEGFVNHPERFWEMAKELNPTLENAAPNPAHFALAELETMGKLRAVITQNIDHLHQRAGSSDVLELHGTHRTGHCMSCRRVFTLEEMKELSRDGDQVACCPDDQATIKPDVVFFGEPLDSRVLARAAELASTSDLMLVVGCSLEVYPAAALPEYTKRRRGKLIFVNTTATCHDQQADLVCLGKAGEVLPAIVSEYKKLAGLG, from the coding sequence ATGATACTGGAGTCCATCCAGGTGGTGGCGCTCACCGGTGCGGGCATCTCCGTGGAATCCGGCATCCCGGATTTCCGCTCTCCCGGGGGACTGTGGACGAAATACGACCCCCTGCTCTACGGGACCTACGAGGGGTTCGTCAACCACCCGGAGCGCTTCTGGGAGATGGCCAAGGAGCTCAATCCCACCCTGGAGAACGCCGCTCCGAACCCCGCCCATTTCGCCCTCGCGGAGCTTGAGACGATGGGGAAGCTGCGAGCGGTGATCACCCAGAACATCGACCATCTCCACCAGCGGGCTGGATCCTCGGATGTCCTGGAGCTCCACGGCACCCACCGCACGGGGCACTGCATGTCCTGCCGCCGCGTGTTCACCCTGGAGGAGATGAAGGAGCTCAGCCGTGACGGGGACCAGGTCGCCTGCTGCCCCGACGACCAGGCGACCATCAAGCCCGACGTGGTCTTCTTCGGGGAGCCCTTGGACTCCAGGGTGCTGGCTCGCGCCGCCGAGCTGGCTTCCACCTCCGACCTCATGCTGGTGGTGGGCTGCAGTCTCGAGGTCTATCCGGCGGCGGCTCTCCCGGAGTACACCAAGAGGAGGAGGGGCAAACTCATCTTCGTGAACACCACCGCCACCTGTCACGACCAGCAGGCCGACCTCGTGTGCCTGGGCAAGGCGGGCGAGGTTCTCCCTGCGATAGTATCCGAGTACAAGAAGTTGGCCGGCCTGGGCTAA